A genomic segment from Nicotiana sylvestris chromosome 1, ASM39365v2, whole genome shotgun sequence encodes:
- the LOC104242680 gene encoding importin beta-like SAD2: MDLQNLAIVLRGALSPNPDERKAAEESLNQFQYTPQHLVRLLQIIVDGSCDMAVRQVASIHFKNFVAKNWSPHDPAEQSKILLSDKELVRQNILIFIAQVPSLLRVQLGECLKTMIHADYPEQWPTLLPWVKHNLQDQQVYGALFVLRILSRKYEFKSDEERTPVYHIVEETFPQLLNIFNRLAQIANPSIEVADLIKLICKIFWSSIYLEIPKQLFDPNMFNAWMVLFLNMLERPVPLEGQPADPELRKSWGWWKVKKWTVHILNRLYTRFGDLKLQNPDNKAFAQMFQKGYAGKILECHLNLLNVIRAGGYLPDRVINLILQYLSNSISKSNMYSLLQPRLDIVLFEIIFPLMCFSDNDQKLWEEDPHEYVRKGYDIIEDLYSPRTAAMDFVSELVRKRGKENLQKFILFIVEIFKRYEEAAPEYKPYRQKDGALLAIGALCDKLKQTEPYKSELERMLVQHVFPEFSSPVGHLRAKAAWVAGQYAHVNFSDPNNFRKALHSVVAGMRDPDLPVRVDSVFALRSFVEACRDLDEIRPIIPQLLDEFFKLMNEVENEDLVFTLETIVDKFGEEMAPYALGLCQNLAAAFWKCINTSEADEEGDDPGALAAVGCLRAISTILESVSRLPHLFIHIEPTLLPIMRRMLTTDGQEVFEEVLEIVSYMTFFSPTISMEMWSLWPLMMEALADWAIDFFPNILVPLDNYISRSTAHFLTCKDPDYQKSLWNMISTVMGDKNLEDGDIEPAPKLIQVVFQHCKGQVDHWVEPYIRITIERLRRAEKPYLKCLLMQVIADALYYNASLTLNILQKLGIATEVFNLWFQMLGQTKKSGARVNFKREHDKKVCCLGLTSLLPLPVDQLPGEALERVFKAALELLVAYKDQVAEAAKEDEAEDDDDMHGLQTDEDDDEDDGSDKEMGVDAEEGDEADSTRLQKLAAQAKAFRSHDSDEDDDSDDDFSDDDEELQSPLDEVDPFIFFVETIKAMQASDPLRFQSLTQTLDFHYQALANGVAQHAELRRVEIEKEKMEKASVTAAS; the protein is encoded by the exons ATGGATCTTCAGAACCTTGCTATTGTTCTTCGTGGTGCACTTAGTCCTAATCCGGATGAACGTAAAGCTGCTGAAGAGAGTCTTAATCAG TTTCAGTATACTCCCCAGCATCTTGTGAGATTGCTGCAAATCATAGTAGATGGGTCTTGCGACATGGCAGTCCGGCAGGTGGCTAGCATTCACTTTAAGAACTTCGTTGCAAAGAATTGGTCCCCTCATGATCCTG CTGAGCAATCAAAAATTCTGCTAAGTGATAAGGAATTGGTGAGGCAAAATATTCTCATATTCATTGCACAAGTTCCCTCATTGCTGAG AGTACAGTTGGGGGAATGCCTTAAGACAATGATACATGCGGACTACCCGGAGCAGTGGCCAACACTTCTTCCATGGGTAAAGCATAATCTGCAGGATCAGCAAGTTTATGGTGCTTTGTTTGTTCTGAGAATTCTCTCCAGGAAATATGA ATTCAAATCTGATGAGGAGAGGACACCTGTTTATCACATTGTTGAGGAAACTTTTCCACAGCTTCTCAACATATTCAACAGGCTTGCTCAGATAGCAAATCCTTCCATTGAAGTAGCAGACTTGATCAAGCTCATTTGCAAAATATTCTGGTCATCCATATAT TTGGAGATTCCGAAGCAGTTGTTTGATCCAAATATGTTCAATGCCTGGATGGTCCTTTTCTTGAATATGTTGGAGAGGCCTGTCCCTCTGGAAGGCCAACCAGCTGATCCAGAGCTAAGGAAATCATGGGGATGGTGGAAGGTGAAAAAGTGGACAGTCCATATACTGAATCGACTATACACCCG GTTTGGGGATTTAAAACTTCAAAACCCAGACAACAAAGCTTTTGCTCAAATGTTTCAGAAGGGTTATGCGGGGAAAATTCTGGAGTGCCACCTTAATTTGTTGAATGTTATACGTGCTGGTGGTTACTTGCCCGATAGGGTGATCAACCTCATTTTGCAGTACCTGAGCAATAG TATCTCAAAGAGTAACATGTACAGCTTGTTGCAACCCAGACTTGATATTGTTCTTTTTGAGATCATCTTTCCACTTATGTGCTTCAGTGATAATGATCAAAAGCTCTGGGAGGAGGATCCACATGAATATGTTAGGAAGGGTTATG ATATAATTGAGGACTTATATAGTCCCAGAACTGCTGCAATGGATTTTGTGAGCGAGTTAGTCCGGAAGCGTGGTAAAGAGAACCTTCAAAAATTTATACTATTCATTGTCGAGATTTTTAAGAG ATATGAGGAGGCAGCCCCAGAATATAAGCCATATAGGCAGAAAGACGGTGCTCTCCTTGCAATTGGAGCTCTATGTGATAAGCTGAAACAAACCGAACCTTACAAATCAGAGCTTGAACGTATGCTTGTTCAACATGTATTCCCGGAATTTAGCAGTCCTGTGGGCCATCTTCGAGCCAAG GCAGCATGGGTTGCAGGACAATATGCCCATGTTAACTTTTCAGATCCAAATAACTTCCGCAAAGCATTACACAGTGTTGTGGCTGGAATGCGTGATCCTGATCTCCCTGTTCGTGTTGATTCTGTTTTTGCTTTACGATCGTTTGTTGAAGCCTGCAGAG ATTTAGATGAAATCCGGCCCATTATCCCCCAACTACTTGATG AATTTTTCAAACTTATGAATGAAGTCGAGAATGAAGATCTTGTGTTTACACTTGAGACTATCGTTGACAAGTTTGGTGAGGAGATGGCTCCTTATgctcttgggttatgccagaatTTG GCTGCTGCATTTTGGAAATGCATTAACACGTCGGAAGCAGATGAAGAAGGTGATGATCCTGGAGCTCTGGCGGCAGTTGGCTGTTTACGGGCCATAAGCACAATTCTTGAGTCAGTGAGTCGGCTTCCGCACCTATTCATTCATATTGAGCCGACTCTCCTCCCAATAATGCGTAGGATGTTGACTACTGATGGACAAG AGGTCTTTGAAGAGGTATTGGAGATAGTTTCATATATGACATTCTTTTCGCCAACAATATCCATGGAAATGTGGAGTCTATGGCCATTGATGATGGAGGCTCTAGCAGACTGGGCTATTGACTTCTTCCCAA ATATACTGGTTCCTCTGGACAACTATATATCCAGGAGTACTGCCCACTTCTTGACTTGCAAGGATCCAGACTACCAAAAAAGCCTTTGGAATATGATATCAACT GTCATGGGAGATAAAAATTTGGAAGATGGTGATATTGAGCCCGCACCTAAGCTCATTCAAGTAGTGTTTCAGCACTGCAAGGGACAGGTGGATCACTGGGTTGAGCCGTATATCAGAATCACGATCGAACGTCTGCGTCGGGCTGAGAAGCCATATCTGAAGTGCCTCTTGATGCAAGTG ATAGCTGATGCTCTTTACTATAATGCATCCCTGACACTGAACATACTTCAAAAGCTTGGCATTGCTACAGAGGTCTTTAATCTCTGGTTCCAGATGTTGGGACAAACAAAAAAGAGTGGAGCGCGGGTCAACTTTAAGAG GGAACATGACAAAAAGGTTTGCTGCTTGGGCTTGACATCTTTGCTCCCTCTTCCTGTGGATCAATTGCCAGGGGAGGCCTTAGAGCGTGTTTTCAAAGCAGCTCTAGAGCTGCTTGTTGCCTACAAGGATCAAGTAGCAG AAGCCGCTAAGGAGGATGAGGCAGAAGATGATGATGATATGCATGGATTACAAACTGATGAGGACGATGACGAAGATGATGGATCTGACAAAGAAATGGGGGTTGATGCTGAGGAAGGGGATGAAGCTGACAGCACTAGGCTTCAAAAATTGGCTGCACAG GCAAAAGCATTCCGTTCGCACGACTCCGATGAAGATGATGACTCCGATGATGATTTTAGTGATGATGATGAAGAGTTGCAATCACCCCTGGATGAGGTGGATCCCTTCATTTTCTTTGTGGAAACGATCAAAG CTATGCAGGCATCTGATCCATTAAGGTTCCAGAGCCTCACCCAGACTCTGGACTTTCATTATCAAGCATTGGCAAATGGTGTTGCTCAGCATGCCGAGCTGAGAAGAGTAGAGATAGAGAAGGAAAAGATGGAGAAGGCATCAGTAACAGCTGCTTCATGA